From the Manduca sexta isolate Smith_Timp_Sample1 unplaced genomic scaffold, JHU_Msex_v1.0 HiC_scaffold_1556, whole genome shotgun sequence genome, the window ATCGGAAAAGCCGGGCCTAAGAATGGCTGAGGAGGGTTGAGTGGCAAAGGTTGGGGAACATCTTCCCTCTTTTTACATCTACATTTCTGATGGCATGGTGAACAATAGGAGAAGAAGGATGGAGTACACAGTGGCGTGCATACACACGGTGGGCAGGGGGGACAATTCTTCGACCTTAGTTTTCCCTGGCAAAACAATGGAGGTGGCATTGCGGGTACAGCAATTTGAATGGGTATAGGCATAGGAATGGGTACTCCTATGGCCACGTTTTCCTCAGTGATAGAGGTAGTGGTAGTAGATGTCGTTGTTGTTTGTGGGAGACTTATGGCGGCTGGTATTGGAATTGCTATGAGTGGAGGTGGTGGTATAAATATTTGGGGCTGAGGCATAGGGAACGTATAAATCTGTAGGTTGACTAGATGAACTCTCATCAATAAAAATAGCAGAATGCGCCATGTTGGTATTGTGTTctggaacaaaacaaaaaccatcttatgtaaaaaaattaagtaattatgtaatgattattttaaattgtaacttaAAGGACTGGGAAACTTCACATAAGGTGGATTTTGAAATGTGTGAGTAAATACAGCTTTACGAAACCACTGTAGCTCCTGGCAAACTTTCGCAGGATACTGTAcatcgtttataaaaatattaagatttgcTCTCGCTGATTATTAGCAAAAATTATTAAGTGAACAAGGAAATTGACagtttccataaaaatattga encodes:
- the LOC119191482 gene encoding extensin-like; the encoded protein is MRVLVIPTLSVIIPKVITFNFQESSIINRTLFSSEMFLSDLLSMTLPPEPPDLSSLEKLLTQYTTTTKKTNIQKSKPKKQAKPKPPARKDFKSSKNTIPTWRILLFLLMRVHLVNLQIYTFPMPQPQIFIPPPPLIAIPIPAAISLPQTTTTSTTTTSITEENVAIGVPIPMPIPIQIAVPAMPPPLFCQGKLRSKNCPPCPPCVCTPLCTPSFFSYCSPCHQKCRCKKREDVPQPLPLNPPQPFLGPAFPMPVPFPPVVGSPPLYVLPYPSWKKSR